A genomic stretch from Candidatus Methanomassiliicoccus intestinalis Issoire-Mx1 includes:
- a CDS encoding 1,9-bis(guanidino)-5-aza-nonane synthase yields MSKKDLLKKTIKHVDATKYDSTPIIDSMREMSFSSRDTARAADILVKMLKNKDCTVILTIAGSSSAAGCMQIYADMIKYNMVDAVVSTGASVVDMDFFEALGFKHYHGTPFIDDNMLRDNYVDRIYDTFIDEKQLQVCDNTVKKIADGLEPRPYSSREFIREMGKYLTKNAKKKDSLVQLAYEHDVPVFCPAFSDCSAGFGLVMHQHEHPESHVTIDSVKDFYELTKIKMAAKTSGLFMVGGGVPKNFAQDTVVCAECLGKEVPMHQYAVQITVADVRDGACSSSTLKEASSWGKVNTTYEQMVYAEATTVVPLIFSYAYHNVDLNARKKYEWTKYLDSEKSNIVAPKAPQKSKKSPPKKTAAKKTTSR; encoded by the coding sequence ATGTCAAAAAAAGACTTGTTGAAGAAGACTATTAAGCACGTGGACGCGACCAAGTACGATTCCACACCAATTATCGACAGCATGAGAGAAATGTCATTCAGTTCAAGAGACACTGCCAGAGCTGCAGATATTCTCGTGAAAATGCTGAAAAATAAGGATTGTACTGTCATACTCACAATTGCTGGAAGCAGCAGCGCAGCAGGATGCATGCAGATCTATGCTGATATGATAAAATACAACATGGTAGACGCAGTTGTTTCTACCGGCGCTTCAGTAGTCGATATGGATTTTTTTGAAGCTCTGGGATTTAAACATTACCACGGTACACCGTTCATCGATGACAATATGCTGCGTGACAATTATGTTGACCGCATATATGACACGTTTATTGACGAAAAACAGTTGCAGGTCTGTGACAATACAGTTAAAAAGATAGCTGATGGACTTGAACCACGCCCGTATTCATCCCGGGAATTTATTAGAGAAATGGGAAAATATCTGACTAAAAATGCTAAGAAAAAAGATTCATTGGTTCAGCTGGCTTATGAGCATGATGTCCCAGTGTTTTGCCCGGCATTTTCAGACTGCAGCGCGGGTTTCGGACTTGTAATGCATCAACACGAACACCCTGAGAGCCATGTAACCATTGATTCTGTGAAAGATTTCTATGAGCTTACCAAAATTAAAATGGCTGCTAAGACCTCTGGTTTGTTCATGGTCGGCGGAGGAGTTCCTAAGAATTTCGCACAAGATACAGTCGTTTGTGCAGAATGTCTGGGAAAAGAAGTACCAATGCACCAATATGCAGTTCAGATAACCGTTGCCGATGTCCGTGATGGAGCTTGTTCTTCATCTACATTGAAAGAAGCATCATCCTGGGGAAAAGTAAATACAACTTATGAGCAGATGGTATACGCTGAAGCTACAACAGTTGTTCCCCTCATATTCAGCTATGCATACCACAATGTAGATCTCAATGCACGTAAGAAATATGAGTGGACAAAATATCTGGATTCTGAAAAATCAAATATTGTCGCTCCGAAGGCTCCTCAAAAATCAAAGAAGAGCCCTCCTAAAAAAACTGCAGCCAAAAAAACTACTTCGCGATGA
- the acs gene encoding acetate--CoA ligase alpha subunit — MLGAEELFNPESIAIIGASSDPAKIGNMVLRNLIASGYSGNIYAVNSKGGEALGYTFFKSILEIKDKVDMAVITIPSTAVPAAMEELGKKCVPAAVIISAGFKETGAEGTELELRVGRIAKNYGIRVLGPNCLGLLNTANNMNASFTATYPSNGNIALTSQSGAVCSAMLDWAREYDVGFSKFLSMGNKLDIDEADLLQYLADDDDTSVIGMYIEGMNRGREFMKEALKTSKKKPIIVLKSGRTDSGAKAASSHTGAMSGSDSVYDAALRQSGTIRAQNLEEMTDYLQVFSSMPVPDGKNIAIVTNAGGMGVMAADAVSDYRLSLAKLSKETIDKLHEQLPKAAGVYNPVDILGDAPADRFTAALNTVLGDPSVNMLMIMMAPTDTIDIPSAAEAVSKFRDAKIPIVAAMVGGEEISKGSLILRNAGIPIYPSPERAVRALGAMAAYLDIKSSAVENCPDEFIINRDDVQGIINAASAEGRTSLTESEGKSILQAYGIKIPKKELASSADEAVMVAASIGYPVVMKISSPDIAHKTDVGGVSLNLQNEQETREAYTLMMERIKTAVPDARIDGVLIEEMFDGRELIVGMVRDKQFGPVITFGLGGIFVEIMKDVSRGVVPITVEMADRMIKSIKSYPILAGARGKKSADIAALKSLILKISQLSVDFPEISELEMNPVMAGEVGCCAVDALVVIRREKK; from the coding sequence ATGCTAGGTGCAGAGGAACTTTTCAATCCTGAATCAATAGCAATTATTGGAGCGTCTTCAGATCCCGCAAAGATAGGCAATATGGTGCTCAGAAATCTTATTGCATCTGGTTATTCTGGGAATATCTATGCAGTGAATTCTAAAGGCGGAGAGGCCCTTGGATATACATTTTTCAAATCAATTCTGGAAATTAAAGACAAAGTCGATATGGCTGTTATAACGATACCTTCAACAGCCGTGCCTGCTGCGATGGAAGAGCTTGGAAAAAAATGTGTTCCGGCAGCCGTTATAATTTCAGCTGGATTCAAGGAAACCGGTGCTGAGGGAACAGAACTTGAGCTCCGGGTAGGGAGAATTGCTAAGAACTATGGCATAAGGGTTCTCGGACCGAACTGCCTGGGTCTGCTGAATACTGCAAATAATATGAATGCCTCGTTCACAGCAACATACCCCAGCAATGGGAACATTGCATTGACTTCTCAGTCTGGAGCGGTATGCTCTGCAATGCTCGACTGGGCTAGGGAATATGATGTTGGATTTTCTAAATTCTTATCAATGGGGAACAAGCTGGACATAGATGAAGCCGATCTTCTGCAGTATCTTGCGGATGATGATGACACTTCAGTAATCGGAATGTACATCGAAGGGATGAACCGGGGCAGAGAGTTCATGAAAGAGGCTTTGAAAACCTCTAAAAAGAAACCGATAATCGTTCTCAAATCCGGAAGAACTGATTCTGGAGCAAAGGCCGCATCATCACATACAGGCGCCATGTCTGGAAGTGACAGCGTTTATGATGCGGCTCTCAGGCAGTCAGGTACAATAAGAGCCCAAAATCTGGAAGAGATGACTGATTATCTGCAGGTATTTTCCTCCATGCCCGTTCCAGATGGAAAAAATATCGCCATCGTGACAAATGCCGGAGGAATGGGGGTTATGGCCGCTGACGCAGTGTCCGACTATCGGCTTTCTTTGGCAAAATTATCAAAAGAGACTATTGATAAGCTTCATGAACAACTGCCAAAAGCAGCTGGAGTCTATAATCCGGTTGATATCCTGGGAGATGCTCCTGCGGATCGATTTACAGCAGCGCTGAATACTGTCCTTGGTGACCCTTCTGTGAATATGCTGATGATTATGATGGCACCTACCGATACTATCGATATTCCTTCAGCTGCAGAAGCAGTCTCTAAATTCAGAGATGCCAAAATTCCGATTGTGGCAGCGATGGTTGGAGGGGAAGAAATCAGCAAAGGTTCTTTGATTCTTAGAAACGCTGGTATTCCGATATATCCGTCTCCGGAAAGAGCAGTAAGGGCATTAGGTGCAATGGCTGCATATCTTGATATCAAAAGTTCAGCTGTAGAGAACTGTCCAGATGAATTCATCATAAATAGGGATGATGTACAAGGTATAATCAACGCAGCTTCTGCCGAAGGCAGAACATCCCTCACGGAATCCGAAGGAAAATCAATTCTTCAGGCATATGGAATAAAGATTCCTAAAAAAGAGCTGGCGTCTTCTGCAGATGAGGCAGTGATGGTTGCGGCTTCTATAGGATATCCAGTTGTTATGAAGATCTCATCTCCCGATATTGCGCATAAAACAGATGTGGGCGGAGTTTCACTAAATCTTCAGAATGAACAGGAGACTCGTGAAGCTTATACCTTGATGATGGAAAGAATAAAAACAGCAGTTCCAGACGCAAGAATTGATGGAGTTTTAATCGAGGAGATGTTTGACGGGAGAGAACTGATTGTGGGAATGGTTCGAGACAAGCAGTTCGGGCCGGTAATCACCTTTGGTCTGGGTGGAATTTTCGTAGAAATCATGAAGGATGTGAGCAGAGGGGTAGTTCCCATCACCGTCGAGATGGCTGATCGGATGATAAAATCAATAAAATCGTATCCGATTCTTGCCGGAGCCAGAGGTAAAAAGTCTGCAGATATCGCAGCTCTAAAGTCTTTAATTCTAAAAATATCTCAGCTTTCAGTGGATTTTCCTGAAATATCAGAGCTTGAAATGAATCCAGTCATGGCTGGAGAAGTCGGCTGTTGTGCCGTAGACGCGTTAGTTGTAATTAGGAGGGAGAAAAAATGA
- a CDS encoding DRTGG domain-containing protein, whose product MKPLYIGSVMERSGKSAIALGLAKSLGNVGYFKPFKESSVEFNGSAVDRDALLMASALDIPHSPEELSPFVYDVFSPPSFDEVYVAYMKVSKGNMIIEGTRDIITGWTGNLSGMAIARDLGAEIILVSPATSPAIDKICMLDYFMKQTPGLFKGVILNQINDKRYIDLLEGRGINVLGAVPSMNELKRFRVSEIASLLSAEVLINGRDVEIENVMIGAMNSESAIAQMRRLPSKALITGGDRADIQNAALSTDLACLVLTGGFQPSNAVLSLAYEQGVTVLLTSMDTMSAVETVNRHLAYISPKDESKILKITNAVKENVDLSRIME is encoded by the coding sequence ATGAAACCATTGTACATCGGTTCAGTTATGGAAAGGTCTGGTAAAAGTGCAATCGCTTTAGGATTAGCGAAAAGCTTGGGAAATGTGGGCTATTTCAAACCATTCAAGGAATCTTCTGTGGAATTCAACGGCAGCGCAGTTGACAGAGACGCCCTGCTGATGGCTTCAGCGCTTGATATCCCTCACTCTCCTGAAGAACTCTCTCCTTTCGTTTACGATGTTTTTTCTCCTCCTTCATTTGATGAAGTCTACGTAGCTTACATGAAAGTTTCCAAGGGTAACATGATCATTGAAGGCACAAGAGATATTATTACTGGATGGACAGGAAACCTTTCAGGCATGGCCATAGCCAGAGATCTTGGTGCTGAAATTATACTGGTGTCTCCTGCAACTTCTCCCGCGATAGATAAAATTTGTATGCTGGATTACTTCATGAAGCAGACGCCCGGTCTGTTCAAAGGTGTAATCTTGAATCAGATCAATGACAAGCGGTACATTGATCTTTTAGAGGGCCGCGGCATTAATGTTCTGGGTGCAGTCCCTTCAATGAATGAGCTTAAAAGATTCAGAGTCTCAGAGATAGCTTCTTTACTGTCAGCTGAGGTTTTGATAAACGGAAGAGATGTAGAAATCGAGAATGTAATGATCGGTGCTATGAACTCAGAATCAGCCATTGCTCAGATGAGGAGGCTGCCGTCAAAAGCTCTCATAACCGGGGGAGATAGAGCGGATATCCAGAATGCTGCACTATCAACCGATTTAGCATGCCTTGTTCTCACAGGAGGATTCCAGCCGTCAAATGCAGTTTTGTCTTTAGCATATGAGCAGGGGGTTACCGTACTGCTTACTTCTATGGATACAATGAGTGCTGTAGAAACTGTAAATAGACATCTGGCATACATTTCTCCTAAAGATGAAAGCAAAATCCTCAAAATAACTAATGCGGTGAAGGAAAACGTCGATCTCAGCAGGATTATGGAGTAA
- a CDS encoding nucleoside triphosphate pyrophosphohydrolase has protein sequence MSSKLVRDKIPEITAAQGKAYRFNIASKDEMLDLLIHKLQEETSEFIEDNNAEELADILEVVLSLASEIGIDESELLEIMKKKRERNGGFSKGIVMEFTP, from the coding sequence ATGAGCAGTAAACTTGTGAGAGATAAGATACCTGAAATAACAGCAGCACAAGGTAAAGCATATAGATTTAATATAGCCAGCAAAGATGAGATGCTGGACCTTCTTATTCACAAACTGCAGGAAGAAACTTCTGAATTTATTGAGGATAATAACGCTGAAGAACTTGCAGATATTCTGGAAGTTGTACTCAGCCTGGCGTCTGAAATTGGAATTGATGAAAGTGAGCTTCTTGAGATTATGAAGAAAAAAAGAGAAAGGAACGGAGGTTTCAGCAAAGGGATTGTAATGGAATTTACTCCATAA